In Elusimicrobiota bacterium, the following proteins share a genomic window:
- a CDS encoding SLBB domain-containing protein produces MNKKPAILLCAVFVLISSSPFAQQKTAVLTEKNLKNDISYYQKTAAQKNLNPSDRYYVLQKILKKYRNSKVNLAVLDAEINKVKPKEAPAKPITKPVVPVVSSPIPSVPTVPAIPAVPAPKPAAVKPKIEQVKPKTENKPKTEQVDNDLSNYKIETGDVLSISVRPAKELSQESAVKPDGTISMPLIGNISAQGATIEELTQFIEKGLSVYVTSPKVSIGMKSFNRRQVFIMGEVNRPGSIEYRSQLRLYDSITIAGGLTKNAGIKNIKVHRGEAQNRKTLDMDLESILKTGDFSKDFILEPGDIVEIPKEPKKISIIGEVRSPGSYDWRANLTVLDVVSTAGGPTDVAKLNAVKIFRGQEAARETIEIDLKSIIKGKTQLDIKVEPGDIVYIPIKGYVSNQWLLPVVMPWLTLVAMVLVIASYMGR; encoded by the coding sequence ATGAATAAAAAACCAGCCATTTTGTTATGCGCTGTTTTCGTCCTGATAAGTTCCTCCCCATTCGCCCAACAAAAAACAGCTGTCCTTACCGAAAAAAACCTAAAAAATGATATTTCCTATTACCAGAAAACTGCTGCGCAGAAGAATTTAAATCCAAGTGACAGATATTACGTTTTACAGAAGATCCTTAAAAAATACCGCAACAGCAAGGTTAACCTCGCTGTCCTGGATGCAGAAATAAATAAAGTAAAACCAAAAGAGGCGCCCGCAAAACCCATTACCAAGCCAGTTGTTCCCGTGGTTTCTTCGCCGATACCTTCGGTACCGACAGTGCCGGCTATCCCCGCTGTTCCAGCGCCAAAACCAGCTGCAGTAAAACCGAAAATAGAACAGGTCAAGCCAAAAACAGAAAACAAACCAAAAACTGAACAGGTAGATAACGATTTATCGAATTACAAGATCGAAACAGGCGATGTTTTAAGCATTTCAGTCCGGCCTGCAAAAGAACTTTCTCAGGAATCGGCTGTTAAACCCGATGGCACTATTTCTATGCCTTTGATTGGCAACATAAGCGCTCAAGGCGCAACAATAGAAGAATTAACTCAATTCATTGAAAAAGGATTATCGGTATATGTAACGAGCCCAAAAGTTTCTATCGGAATGAAATCATTTAACCGCAGGCAGGTTTTTATTATGGGAGAAGTAAACCGGCCGGGTTCAATCGAGTATAGAAGCCAGTTGAGGCTTTATGATTCAATCACGATCGCGGGCGGTTTAACCAAGAACGCAGGAATAAAAAACATTAAGGTACATAGGGGCGAGGCCCAAAACAGAAAAACACTCGACATGGATTTAGAAAGTATTTTAAAAACAGGCGATTTTTCCAAAGATTTTATACTTGAACCCGGGGATATCGTTGAAATACCCAAAGAGCCAAAGAAAATTTCCATAATAGGTGAAGTCCGGTCACCTGGAAGTTATGATTGGCGCGCTAACCTTACAGTTCTTGATGTTGTATCAACTGCCGGCGGGCCTACGGATGTGGCGAAATTGAACGCAGTGAAGATCTTCAGAGGCCAGGAAGCCGCAAGAGAAACCATTGAAATTGATTTAAAAAGTATAATTAAAGGCAAAACACAGCTGGATATTAAAGTTGAACCTGGGGATATAGTTTATATACCTATAAAAGGCTATGTTTCTAATCAGTGGCTTCTACCCGTAGTTATGCCCTGGCTGACCCTTGTTGCTATGGTGCTCGTTATTGCCAGTT